A single Fluviispira vulneris DNA region contains:
- the orn gene encoding oligoribonuclease: MKYLYWLDMEMSGLDHTKERILEVALVITDLSFHVVKEYISVVYQHDDVLKGMDTWCTEHHGKSGLTAKVANGKPEKEVEQEIIALIKEFSPQEKVILAGNTIGQDRKFIDQWMPELAKNLHYRMLDVSSFKIVYENIFNKKYDKKHKHRALEDIIESIEELKFYLQYVNV; the protein is encoded by the coding sequence ATGAAATATTTATATTGGCTTGATATGGAAATGTCAGGACTCGATCACACAAAAGAACGCATATTAGAAGTCGCATTAGTTATTACGGATTTATCTTTTCATGTTGTAAAAGAATATATCAGCGTCGTTTATCAACATGACGACGTGCTCAAGGGAATGGATACGTGGTGCACTGAGCATCATGGAAAAAGCGGTCTCACAGCAAAAGTAGCAAATGGTAAGCCTGAAAAAGAGGTTGAACAAGAAATCATTGCTCTGATAAAAGAATTTTCTCCACAAGAAAAAGTAATTCTTGCTGGCAATACAATTGGTCAAGATCGGAAATTTATTGATCAATGGATGCCTGAACTTGCAAAAAATCTTCATTATAGAATGCTTGATGTTTCAAGTTTTAAAATTGTTTATGAAAATATTTTTAATAAAAAATATGATAAAAAACATAAACATAGAGCTCTAGAGGATATCATTGAATCCATTGAAGAACTCAAGTTCTATTTACAATATGTGAATGTTTAA
- a CDS encoding pentapeptide repeat-containing protein, which yields MVVVLNRNDKPIKMSLMARRVIEEDDDDFDDDAEEEDEIHSEIRGDIDSDETKPKTLTRKEAIDILQTTRDFSKLDFRKANLAKLDFSNCNFETSNLSYVNFKDSNLEGCNFANASLWNANLEGANLTRANLEDADLDYTKLRGAILYRANVRRATLPTDLIPRDEILRSINEGTKVNR from the coding sequence ATGGTAGTTGTTCTCAATCGTAATGATAAACCTATAAAAATGAGTTTAATGGCTCGACGTGTGATCGAAGAAGATGATGATGATTTTGATGATGACGCAGAAGAAGAGGATGAAATACATTCTGAAATCCGTGGTGATATAGATTCTGACGAAACAAAACCAAAAACTCTCACACGTAAAGAAGCAATTGATATTTTGCAAACCACCCGTGATTTTTCTAAATTAGATTTTCGTAAAGCGAATCTAGCAAAATTGGATTTTTCCAATTGCAATTTTGAAACTTCAAATCTTTCTTATGTGAATTTTAAAGACTCGAATTTAGAAGGGTGTAATTTTGCAAATGCAAGCTTATGGAATGCGAATTTAGAAGGAGCAAATCTTACAAGAGCGAATTTAGAGGATGCCGATCTTGATTATACTAAATTAAGAGGTGCAATTCTTTACAGAGCAAACGTAAGAAGAGCGACTTTGCCAACGGATCTCATCCCGCGTGATGAAATTTTACGTTCTATAAATGAAGGCACAAAGGTCAATCGCTAA